The proteins below come from a single Anguilla rostrata isolate EN2019 chromosome 3, ASM1855537v3, whole genome shotgun sequence genomic window:
- the p2ry10 gene encoding putative P2Y purinoceptor 10: MASPNASFPGVNASSVICSYNMSSWKEAMNQLYAYFYLLIFIPGLLGNSIALWVLCRFIRKKTKAIIFMINLAVADLLHVLSLPLRIYYYFNHTWPFGHFMCMFCFYLKYLNMYASIVFLVCISIQRCAFLARPFCAKKWKRRYDVRISAAVWLMVGLCCSPFILMRKNQSRDSSSCFKDLPTKKLSLNLYVPMIAAGELLGFVLPIIIISFCSYYITRLLHRACPAQQATSDKHKALRMVLVCTGVFLFCFAPYHINFLLYQLVSQDVITHCPLRLVVLHFHPISLCMASLSCCLNPLIYYFLTTEFREQLSRHGSSMLRGRLMSMESTSSYRE, from the exons ATGGCGTCTCCGAATGCATCGTTCCCTGGGGTTAACGCCTCCTCGGTTATCTGCTCTTACAACATGAGCTCATGGAAGGAAGCAATGAACCAGCTCTACGCCTACTTCTACCTGCTCATCTTCATACCTGGACTGCTGGGCAACAGCATTGCGCTGTGGGTGCTGTGTCGCTTCATCAG AAAGAAGACCAAAGCAATCATCTTCATGATCAACCTGGCTGTTGCCGACCTGCTCCATGTGCTGTCGCTGCCCCTGCGCATCTACTACTACTTCAACCACACCTGGCCCTTCGGCCACTTCATGTGCATGTTCTGCTTCTACCTGAAGTACCTCAACATGTACGCCAGCATCGTGTTCCTGGTGTGCATCAGCATCCAGCGCTGCGCCTTCCTCGCGCGCCCCTTCTGCGCCAAGAAGTGGAAGCGGCGCTACGACGTGCGCATCAGCGCCGCGGTGTGGCTGATGGTGGGGCTGTGCTGCTCGCCCTTCATCCTGATGAGGAAAAATCAGTCGCGCGACTCCAGCAGCTGCTTTAAGGACCTGCCCACGAAGAAGCTGAGCCTGAACCTGTACGTGCCCATGATAGCCGCTGGAGAGCTCCTGGGCTTCGTCCTCccgatcatcatcatcagcttCTGCTCCTACTACATCACCCGCTTGCTGCACCGCGCCTGCCCCGCCCAGCAGGCGACCAGCGACAAGCACAAGGCCCTGCGGATGGTGCTGGTGTGCACCGGGGTCTTCCTCTTCTGCTTCGCCCCCTACCACATCAACTTCCTGCTCTACCAGCTGGTCTCCCAGGACGTGATCACTCACTGCCCTCTGCGGCTGGTGGTCCTGCACTTCCACCCCATCTCCCTCTGCATGGCCAGCCTCAGCTGCTGCCTCAACCCCCTCATCTACTACTTCCTGACCACCGAGTTCCGAGAACAGCTGTCCCGCCACGGGAGCTCGATGCTGAGGGGCCGTCTCATGAGCATGGAGAGCACCTCCTCCTATAGGGAGTGA